One region of Agelaius phoeniceus isolate bAgePho1 chromosome 12, bAgePho1.hap1, whole genome shotgun sequence genomic DNA includes:
- the NUDT21 gene encoding cleavage and polyadenylation specificity factor subunit 5 yields MSVVPPNRSQTGWPRGVNQFGNKYIQQTKPLTLERTINLYPLTNYTFGTKEPLYEKDSSVAARFQRMREEFDKIGMRRTVEGVLIVHEHRLPHVLLLQLGTTFFKLPGGELNPGEDEVEGLKRLMTEILGRQDGVQQDWVIDDCIGNWWRPNFEPPQYPYIPAHITKPKEHKKLFLVQLQEKALFAVPKNYKLVAAPLFELYDNAPGYGPIISSLPQLLSRFNFIYN; encoded by the exons ATGTCCGTGGTGCCGCCTAACCGCTCGCAGACCGGCTGGCCCCGCGGGGTGAACCAGTTCGGGAACAAGTACATCCAGCAGACGAAGCCGCTCACGCTGGAAAGGACCATCAACCT GTATCCTCTGACCAATTACACGTTTGGCACAAAGGAGCCCCTGTATGAGAAGGACAGTTCGGTGGCAGCTCGGTTCCAGCGCATGAGGGAGGAGTTTGACAAGATTGGCATGAGGCGGACGGTGGAAGGAGTTCTGATTGTGCAtgagcacaggctgccccaCGTGCTCTTACTGCAGCTGGGTACAACTTTTTTCAAGCT ACCTGGTGGTGAACTCAATCCAGGAGAAGATGAGGTAGAAGGGCTCAAACGCTTAATGACAGAG ATACTGGGTCGTCAGGATGGTGTTCAGCAAGACTGGGTGATTGATGACTGCATTGGCAACTGGTGGAGACCAAACTTTGAACCTCCCCAG TACCCATATATCCCAGCTCATATTACAAAGCCAAAAGAacacaaaaagctttttttggtCCAGCTTCAAGAAAAGG CTTTGTTTGCAGTCCCCAAAAATTACAAGCTGGTTGCTGCACCATTGTTTGAGCTCTATGACAATGCACCAGGATATGGACCTATTATTTCCAGCCTTCCTCAACTTTTGAGCAG GTTCAACTTTATTTACAACTGA